Proteins from one Deltaproteobacteria bacterium genomic window:
- a CDS encoding tryptophan synthase subunit alpha, with protein MSRIDAAFERALRENARGFIPYFTAGYPDRDTFGAILRAAADAGSLAIEVGIPFSDPIADGPIIQASSEAALRAGVRMGAIFEMIREFRTTHNTPVVLMGYVNPILHHGFDAFVRDAADAGADGVIVPDLPPEDAGDLIAAARGREFATIFLAATTSADERLRRIADASTGYVYFVSRLGVTGVGAAPDESLGRMVDRLRRFTALPIAAGFGVSEPEHVRAVWAQADAAIVGSALVRLIAAQTDRANVASAVARECSRLMGR; from the coding sequence GTGAGCCGAATCGACGCGGCTTTCGAGCGCGCGCTGCGCGAGAACGCGCGCGGCTTCATTCCGTACTTCACGGCGGGCTACCCTGACCGCGATACCTTCGGAGCGATTCTTCGCGCCGCCGCCGACGCGGGCAGTCTCGCGATCGAGGTCGGAATTCCGTTTTCGGATCCCATCGCCGACGGACCGATCATCCAGGCGTCGTCCGAGGCGGCGCTGCGCGCGGGCGTGCGCATGGGCGCTATCTTCGAGATGATTCGCGAATTTCGCACCACGCACAACACGCCCGTCGTGTTGATGGGCTACGTCAATCCGATCCTGCATCACGGTTTCGACGCGTTCGTGCGCGACGCCGCGGACGCGGGCGCCGACGGCGTGATCGTGCCCGATCTTCCGCCCGAGGACGCGGGCGACCTGATCGCCGCGGCGCGCGGGCGCGAATTCGCGACGATTTTTCTCGCCGCGACCACCAGCGCCGACGAACGATTGCGGCGAATCGCCGACGCCTCCACGGGATACGTGTATTTCGTGTCGCGGCTCGGCGTGACGGGCGTGGGCGCCGCGCCGGACGAGTCGCTCGGGCGCATGGTCGATCGCCTGCGCCGATTCACCGCGCTACCGATTGCGGCGGGATTCGGCGTTTCGGAACCCGAGCACGTGCGCGCGGTGTGGGCGCAGGCCGATGCCGCTATCGTCGGCAGTGCGTTGGTCCGGCTGATCGCCGCGCAAACGGATCGGGCAAACGTCGCCTCTGCCGTTGCGCGCGAATGTTCGCGACTGATGGGGCGTTAG
- the trpB gene encoding tryptophan synthase subunit beta: MTQPDTNGKFGEFGGRYIPETLMAATEELERAYRAAQADPTFVARFEYLLREYCGRPTPLTFAERLTTHVGGARIYLKREDLNHTGSHKMNNTLGQALLAMRMGKTRIIAETGAGQHGVATATACALFGLQCVVYMGSEDVRRQSLNVFRMRLLGGEVRPVESGSKTLKDATNEAIRDWVTWLENTHYIIGSVVGPHPYPMMVRDFQSVIGRELRGQIQLAEGRLPDAIVACVGGGSNAMGIFHPFIDDAGVALVGVEAGGHGVATGLHSASIGQGQTGVLHGAYSYLMQDGDGQIAPTHSISAGLDYPGVGPEHAWLAKTGRARYVPITDDEAMEGFTTLAKLEGIIPALESSHAVAQGVRVARDLGKDAVVVINISGRGDKDTQIAAEYLGVTL; the protein is encoded by the coding sequence ATGACCCAACCCGATACAAACGGAAAATTCGGCGAGTTCGGTGGACGCTACATCCCAGAAACGCTGATGGCGGCCACGGAAGAGCTCGAGCGAGCGTACCGCGCGGCGCAGGCCGATCCCACGTTCGTCGCGCGGTTCGAATATCTTCTGCGCGAGTACTGCGGGCGGCCGACGCCGCTGACATTCGCCGAGCGTTTGACAACGCACGTCGGCGGTGCGCGCATCTACCTGAAGCGCGAGGACCTGAACCACACCGGCTCGCACAAGATGAACAACACGCTCGGCCAGGCGCTGCTCGCGATGCGCATGGGCAAGACGCGGATCATCGCCGAGACCGGCGCGGGCCAGCACGGCGTCGCCACCGCCACCGCGTGCGCGCTCTTCGGGTTGCAGTGCGTGGTGTATATGGGATCCGAAGATGTGCGTCGGCAGTCGCTCAACGTCTTTCGCATGCGGCTGCTCGGCGGCGAGGTCCGCCCGGTGGAGTCGGGCTCGAAGACGCTGAAAGATGCGACGAACGAGGCGATCCGCGACTGGGTCACCTGGCTCGAAAACACGCACTACATCATCGGCTCCGTCGTCGGACCGCACCCCTACCCCATGATGGTCCGAGACTTTCAATCGGTGATCGGCCGCGAGTTGCGCGGGCAGATCCAGTTGGCCGAGGGACGCCTGCCGGACGCGATCGTCGCGTGCGTGGGCGGGGGCAGCAACGCGATGGGGATTTTTCATCCGTTTATCGACGACGCCGGCGTCGCGCTCGTCGGCGTGGAGGCCGGCGGCCACGGCGTCGCCACCGGGCTTCACTCGGCGAGCATCGGGCAGGGGCAGACGGGCGTGCTCCACGGCGCATACAGCTACTTGATGCAGGACGGCGACGGGCAGATCGCGCCGACGCATTCCATCTCCGCCGGGCTCGACTATCCCGGCGTCGGCCCGGAACACGCCTGGCTCGCCAAAACGGGTCGCGCGCGGTACGTGCCGATCACCGACGACGAGGCGATGGAGGGTTTCACGACGCTGGCGAAACTCGAAGGGATCATCCCCGCGCTCGAAAGTTCGCACGCGGTGGCGCAGGGCGTGCGAGTCGCGCGCGATCTCGGCAAGGATGCCGTCGTCGTCATCAACATCTCGGGCCGGGGCGACAAGGACACGCAGATCGCCGCCGAATACCTGGGGGTGACTCTGTGA
- a CDS encoding phosphoribosylanthranilate isomerase: MSVRVKICGVTQPEQAREIERLGAEYLGVVFAKSKRRVTTDVAKRIRDAAPNVQLVGVFVNERIPTICEIALDVGLDAVQLHGDEGPDVIEDLSDVAEIIKAIPVDRELSPDDEAIAAWPEILLDTPDSKLRGGVGRQFDIELAKALAGIARPRLFVAGGLDPDNVAEVVHRLRPFAVDVSSGVESAPGVKDIAAVANFIRNAKAVR, encoded by the coding sequence ATGAGTGTTCGCGTGAAAATCTGCGGAGTGACTCAGCCCGAGCAGGCGCGGGAAATCGAGCGTCTGGGCGCGGAGTACCTCGGCGTCGTCTTCGCCAAATCCAAGCGGCGCGTTACGACGGACGTCGCGAAGCGCATCCGCGACGCCGCGCCCAACGTGCAGCTCGTCGGCGTGTTCGTGAACGAGCGGATTCCGACGATTTGCGAGATCGCGCTCGACGTGGGACTCGACGCGGTGCAACTCCACGGAGACGAAGGGCCCGATGTGATCGAGGATCTTTCCGACGTCGCCGAGATCATCAAGGCCATTCCGGTGGATCGCGAGCTGTCGCCCGACGACGAGGCGATCGCCGCCTGGCCCGAGATTCTGCTCGACACGCCGGACTCGAAACTGCGCGGCGGCGTGGGACGGCAGTTCGATATCGAACTTGCCAAGGCTCTCGCGGGCATCGCGCGACCGCGCCTATTCGTCGCCGGCGGGCTCGATCCCGACAACGTCGCGGAGGTGGTCCACCGTTTGCGGCCCTTCGCGGTGGACGTGTCGAGCGGTGTGGAGTCCGCGCCCGGCGTGAAAGACATCGCGGCCGTGGCGAATTTCATTCGGAACGCCAAGGCAGTGAGGTGA
- the trpC gene encoding indole-3-glycerol phosphate synthase TrpC, which yields MADILTAICNHVRGVTADRAGRVSLAEIRALAESAEPPRDFRAALGRPDGVALIAEIKKASPSKGVLRADLDPAHFARLYRDAGADAISVLTEDRFFQGRPEYLRLARDASGLPVLRKDFLLEPYQIFEARALGADAVLLIVRALDDATLRDLHALATALRMTALVEVHDERELERAMNAGASVIGVNNRNLDTFVVDLDTTIRLAAQVDAGTTLVAESGIHAPGDVERVRRAGVHAILVGESIVTSADPGAKIRELVQR from the coding sequence GTGGCTGATATTCTGACGGCCATCTGCAACCACGTGCGTGGCGTGACAGCCGATCGCGCGGGGCGTGTTTCGCTCGCCGAGATCCGCGCGCTGGCCGAATCCGCCGAACCTCCCCGCGACTTTCGCGCGGCGCTCGGGCGGCCCGACGGCGTCGCCCTGATCGCCGAGATCAAGAAGGCGTCGCCGTCGAAGGGCGTGCTGCGTGCCGACCTCGACCCCGCGCACTTCGCGCGGCTTTACCGCGACGCCGGTGCGGACGCAATTTCGGTGCTCACCGAGGATCGGTTCTTTCAGGGGCGTCCCGAATACCTCCGTCTCGCGCGCGATGCGTCGGGCCTGCCGGTCCTGCGCAAGGACTTTCTGTTGGAGCCCTACCAGATCTTCGAGGCGCGTGCGTTGGGCGCCGACGCGGTGCTGCTGATCGTCCGCGCGCTGGACGACGCGACGCTTCGGGACTTGCACGCCCTCGCGACCGCGCTCAGGATGACGGCCTTGGTGGAAGTGCACGACGAACGCGAACTCGAGCGCGCGATGAACGCGGGAGCGAGCGTGATCGGCGTGAACAATCGCAACCTCGACACTTTCGTCGTCGACCTCGACACGACGATCCGCCTCGCGGCGCAGGTCGACGCGGGAACGACGCTGGTGGCCGAGAGCGGCATTCACGCGCCGGGCGACGTCGAGCGCGTGCGCCGGGCCGGGGTCCACGCAATTTTGGTCGGCGAATCGATTGTCACGAGCGCGGACCCGGGCGCGAAAATTCGGGAGTTGGTGCAGCGATGA
- a CDS encoding bifunctional anthranilate synthase component II/anthranilate phosphoribosyltransferase, which yields MLVLIDNYDSFTWNLAHYFEQEGEPVRVVRNDELTVAQIEAMKPDRLVISPGPCDPDKAGISVAAIRHFAGKVPVLGVCLGHQSIGAAFGGRIVRARQLLHGKTSDIRHDGQMVFTGLDNPLTVARYHSLVIDRDTLPADLIVTATAPDGEIMGVRHRHFQVEGVQFHPESILTQQGRLLVRNFLTGGRSRVTIRDGIRLAARHEHLPGDGAGEVLEDIMSGHATSAQIAAWLVAMRQKGETPEEIAACARTMRRFAKPLVASPGVIDTCGTGGDGAQTFNISTVAAFVAAGAGASVAKHGNRSVSSKCGSADVLAELGANIAAPSERMERALASVGFGFAFAPTHHGAMKYAAEPRREIGIRTLFNMLGPLTNPAGAKRQLIGVYEPRLTRFFAEVLRLLGAERAMVVHGHDGLDEITLTGATSVCELKDGAITEYEIDPRRFDFTLCRPEDLEGGAPPLNRKIALAILGGETGPRRDVVLLNAAAALVVAGVAADLASGIETARRSIDSGSARRVLDTFIEITRG from the coding sequence ATGCTCGTTCTCATCGACAACTACGACTCGTTCACCTGGAACCTCGCCCACTACTTCGAGCAGGAAGGCGAGCCGGTCCGCGTCGTTCGCAACGACGAGCTGACCGTCGCGCAGATCGAGGCGATGAAGCCCGATCGCCTCGTGATCTCGCCCGGCCCCTGCGACCCCGACAAAGCGGGCATCTCGGTCGCCGCGATCCGGCACTTCGCCGGCAAAGTCCCCGTGCTCGGCGTCTGCCTCGGTCACCAGTCGATCGGCGCGGCGTTCGGCGGGCGCATCGTCCGCGCGCGGCAGCTTCTGCACGGCAAGACGTCGGACATCCGCCACGACGGCCAGATGGTGTTCACGGGCCTCGACAATCCGCTCACCGTCGCGCGCTACCATTCCCTCGTCATCGACCGCGACACGCTGCCCGCGGATCTCATCGTCACCGCGACCGCGCCCGACGGCGAGATCATGGGGGTGCGTCACCGGCACTTTCAGGTCGAGGGCGTGCAGTTCCATCCCGAATCGATTCTCACTCAGCAGGGCCGCCTACTCGTGCGCAACTTCCTGACCGGGGGACGTTCGCGCGTGACGATCCGCGACGGCATCCGCCTTGCCGCGCGACACGAACACCTGCCGGGCGACGGCGCGGGCGAGGTGCTCGAGGACATCATGTCCGGCCACGCCACCTCCGCGCAGATCGCGGCGTGGCTCGTCGCGATGCGCCAGAAAGGCGAGACGCCCGAGGAGATCGCCGCCTGCGCACGCACCATGCGGCGATTCGCGAAACCGCTCGTCGCGTCGCCCGGCGTGATCGACACGTGCGGCACCGGCGGCGACGGCGCGCAAACGTTCAATATCTCCACGGTCGCCGCCTTCGTCGCGGCGGGCGCGGGCGCGTCGGTCGCCAAGCACGGCAATCGATCGGTGTCGAGCAAGTGCGGCAGCGCCGACGTGCTGGCCGAACTCGGCGCGAACATCGCTGCGCCCAGCGAGCGCATGGAGCGGGCCCTCGCGAGCGTCGGGTTCGGATTCGCGTTCGCGCCCACGCACCACGGCGCGATGAAGTACGCCGCCGAACCGCGCCGCGAGATCGGCATCCGCACCCTTTTCAACATGCTCGGTCCGCTCACGAATCCCGCCGGGGCGAAGCGCCAGCTCATCGGCGTGTACGAGCCGCGGCTCACGCGGTTTTTCGCCGAGGTGCTGCGCCTGCTGGGCGCCGAGCGCGCGATGGTCGTGCACGGCCACGACGGGCTCGACGAGATCACGCTGACCGGCGCGACCAGCGTTTGCGAACTCAAGGACGGCGCGATCACCGAATACGAAATCGACCCGCGCCGGTTCGATTTCACACTCTGCCGCCCCGAGGATCTGGAAGGCGGCGCGCCGCCGCTCAATCGCAAAATTGCCCTGGCGATTCTGGGCGGCGAAACGGGCCCCCGGCGCGACGTGGTGCTGCTCAACGCCGCCGCCGCGCTCGTCGTCGCGGGCGTCGCCGCCGATCTGGCCTCCGGCATCGAGACCGCGCGGCGATCGATCGACTCCGGCTCGGCCCGACGCGTCCTCGACACCTTCATCGAGATCACTCGTGGCTGA
- the trpE gene encoding anthranilate synthase component I — protein sequence MIEPDKSKFLELAREGNLVAVHTRILHDLDTPVSAYMTLARTRESFLLESVEGGDAIGRYSFLGIDPLTVVKGKAGRATIRTGTETRDVEYGRDPLRLLEDLFADQRPAPDLSLPPFVGGAVGYLSYDVVRDFERLPSVNPDDLDLPDFYFMFPEIVVVFDRVTNMLTIGTYARVNGDPEAAWERASRKVTQIANELQTSTVKRPVRRGAPFGDEGVRSTFDKPGFTAAVERCREYIRAGDILQTVLSQRFEVDFEGDPFDLYRSLRTTNPSPYMFYLNFEDLKLIGASPEVHVKVESGRVTLRPIAGTRRRGKDAREDAERARDLLADEKERAEHVMLVDLGRNDLSRVCEPGSVEVTQFMTVEQYSHVMHIVSNVEGRLRDGRNAFDAIRATFPAGTVSGAPKVRAMEIIEELEPVRRGPYAGIVGYFSNSGNLNSCITIRTILVKGDRAYIQAGAGIVADSDPDSEYEETRNKAMVLLGAAGHVERR from the coding sequence ATGATCGAGCCGGACAAGTCGAAATTTCTGGAACTCGCCCGCGAGGGCAATCTGGTCGCGGTTCACACGAGAATCCTGCACGACCTCGACACACCGGTGTCGGCCTACATGACCCTCGCGCGCACGCGCGAAAGTTTTCTGCTCGAATCGGTCGAGGGTGGCGACGCGATCGGCCGATACTCGTTCCTCGGGATCGATCCGCTGACCGTGGTGAAGGGCAAGGCCGGCCGCGCGACGATCCGTACCGGCACCGAAACCCGCGACGTCGAGTATGGCCGCGACCCGCTGCGCCTGCTCGAAGACCTCTTCGCCGATCAGCGCCCCGCGCCGGATCTGTCGCTTCCGCCCTTCGTCGGCGGCGCGGTGGGGTACCTGTCGTACGATGTCGTGCGCGACTTCGAGCGGCTTCCGTCCGTCAACCCCGACGACCTCGACCTGCCCGACTTCTATTTCATGTTTCCCGAGATCGTCGTGGTCTTCGACCGCGTGACGAACATGCTCACCATCGGCACCTACGCGCGCGTCAACGGCGATCCCGAGGCGGCGTGGGAACGCGCTTCGCGCAAGGTCACCCAAATCGCGAACGAACTTCAGACGAGCACCGTCAAACGGCCGGTTCGGCGGGGCGCCCCGTTCGGCGACGAGGGCGTGCGCAGCACCTTCGACAAGCCCGGTTTCACGGCAGCCGTCGAGCGCTGCCGCGAGTACATCCGCGCCGGCGACATTCTGCAGACCGTTCTCTCGCAGCGATTCGAGGTGGACTTCGAAGGCGATCCCTTTGACCTGTACCGATCGCTGCGGACGACGAACCCGTCTCCGTACATGTTTTATCTGAACTTCGAAGACCTGAAGTTGATCGGCGCGTCGCCCGAGGTGCACGTCAAGGTCGAGAGCGGGCGCGTGACGCTGCGCCCGATCGCGGGGACACGACGCCGCGGCAAGGACGCCCGCGAGGATGCCGAGCGCGCGCGCGACCTGCTCGCCGACGAAAAGGAGCGCGCCGAGCACGTGATGCTCGTCGATCTCGGGCGCAACGATCTGTCGCGCGTGTGCGAGCCGGGCTCGGTCGAGGTCACGCAGTTCATGACGGTCGAGCAATACTCGCACGTCATGCACATCGTCTCGAACGTCGAGGGCCGCCTGCGCGATGGGCGCAACGCGTTCGACGCGATCCGCGCGACCTTTCCCGCGGGGACCGTTTCCGGCGCGCCGAAGGTACGCGCGATGGAGATCATCGAGGAACTCGAACCGGTGCGTCGCGGCCCCTACGCGGGGATCGTGGGCTATTTCAGCAACTCGGGAAACCTGAACTCGTGCATCACGATCCGCACGATTCTCGTGAAGGGCGATCGCGCGTACATCCAGGCGGGTGCGGGCATCGTGGCCGATTCGGACCCGGATTCCGAGTACGAGGAGACGCGCAACAAGGCGATGGTGCTGCTTGGCGCGGCCGGCCACGTGGAGCGGAGGTAA
- a CDS encoding sulfatase-like hydrolase/transferase, translating to MKTRALVIVAIVSLSTACGATSGDTDAAAVDLIALTRAIGTMNVHVPVTGSSAPVVTRAALPLTIPEGDGARTLTTPSFEIPRNARIAFSYSVDPPVLGRAPVRIRARLLDDESNVAAERAWKVRRSVMRNAWLGLRSRWAFRDLPVDHSKSFVWDVSEYAGKTMRVEFRVQAERPADELVARYERQVGRAMQSPFALVAPRVFGDIAAPIPGDRPDIVLVFADGLRRDLTEGEWCARHAPTLWRLSVSGMTVERALAPSNTARSSMAAMLAGRPASVIGLPLGNRPVSPDELRAHLALTADGAIPGASADSLPRLLQRNGYRTIYLGEDPFRENDPFAASFDEAVFFARPEVSADQIDAWLRSRLRRRDGPTLIVVHLGGIRRTWNELVERRAIEPIMPAGDPRDRLAPAVSRVDATIGRIVRHFENNHRDAPAVFAIAGTHGISWESGHPLGHGHALYDGEIRVALLVRRPGFVPVGPVAGPRSTIDLHATLAQLAGVRVPDGIESRSLLSPVSVPTEIVAEAPGQFAAIRGGTKFIARDEPYGGVMVGRATDDGHFEELYALEADERENRNLIGDAAISQGERAIAWNARKGLRVARRTQIRELRRAGFPVDSIYPDRAFERFHVNFHAAQKPVRFQGVIRCENGIYTYRRIGTTDEGAFRISSNRTNLYFDIDVPAGRTRQIGFTPWPAVAPFELEFFANGERLPESAVRFGPLGLPIYGNPARLAGERDLTVLTANDPPPTDHSLEFVDVWATPIVRQDDSRRKDDLTWMTDIVEMP from the coding sequence GTGAAAACCCGCGCGCTGGTGATCGTCGCGATCGTTTCCCTGTCGACGGCCTGCGGGGCGACGTCCGGCGATACGGATGCGGCGGCGGTGGACCTGATCGCGCTGACGCGGGCGATCGGCACGATGAACGTACACGTGCCGGTCACGGGTTCGTCCGCGCCGGTGGTCACGCGCGCGGCGCTTCCGCTGACGATCCCCGAAGGCGACGGTGCGCGGACCCTCACGACGCCGTCGTTCGAGATTCCCCGAAACGCGCGGATCGCGTTCTCTTATTCCGTCGATCCCCCCGTGCTCGGTCGCGCGCCGGTACGGATTCGCGCACGACTCCTCGACGACGAGTCGAACGTGGCCGCCGAGCGTGCGTGGAAGGTCCGGCGATCGGTGATGCGCAACGCATGGCTCGGACTTCGCTCCCGTTGGGCATTTCGGGATCTGCCGGTCGATCACTCGAAGTCATTCGTCTGGGACGTGTCGGAGTATGCGGGAAAGACGATGCGCGTCGAATTCCGCGTGCAAGCCGAGCGACCGGCGGACGAGCTGGTCGCGCGCTACGAACGCCAAGTCGGGCGCGCCATGCAGTCGCCCTTTGCGCTGGTCGCGCCGCGCGTGTTCGGAGACATCGCCGCGCCCATTCCGGGAGACCGGCCCGACATCGTGCTCGTCTTTGCGGATGGGCTTCGTCGTGACCTGACCGAGGGCGAGTGGTGTGCCCGTCACGCCCCCACGCTGTGGAGGCTTTCGGTTTCGGGCATGACCGTCGAGCGCGCCCTCGCGCCGTCCAACACGGCGCGCTCTTCCATGGCGGCGATGCTCGCCGGCCGGCCGGCGTCGGTAATCGGCCTTCCGCTCGGCAACCGGCCCGTCTCGCCGGATGAGTTGCGCGCGCATCTCGCGCTGACGGCGGACGGGGCGATCCCCGGCGCGTCGGCGGATTCACTCCCGCGCCTGCTTCAGCGAAACGGATATCGCACGATCTATCTTGGCGAGGACCCCTTCCGCGAAAACGACCCCTTCGCGGCTTCGTTCGACGAGGCGGTGTTTTTCGCGCGCCCCGAGGTCTCGGCGGATCAGATCGACGCGTGGCTGCGCTCCCGCCTGCGCCGACGCGATGGCCCGACGCTGATCGTCGTTCATCTCGGCGGCATCCGGCGCACTTGGAACGAACTGGTGGAGCGCCGTGCGATCGAGCCCATCATGCCCGCGGGAGATCCGCGCGACCGGCTCGCGCCGGCGGTGAGCCGGGTGGACGCGACCATCGGGAGGATCGTCCGCCATTTCGAGAACAATCACCGGGACGCGCCCGCCGTGTTCGCCATCGCCGGCACGCACGGAATTTCGTGGGAATCGGGACACCCGCTCGGCCACGGTCACGCCTTGTATGACGGCGAAATCCGCGTGGCGCTCCTTGTCCGCAGACCGGGATTCGTTCCGGTTGGACCGGTCGCGGGGCCGCGAAGCACGATCGACCTCCACGCGACACTCGCGCAGCTCGCCGGGGTTCGTGTCCCCGACGGAATCGAGAGTCGTTCCCTGCTCAGTCCTGTCTCCGTTCCCACCGAGATCGTCGCCGAAGCGCCGGGCCAGTTCGCGGCGATTCGCGGCGGGACAAAATTCATCGCTCGCGACGAACCCTACGGCGGCGTCATGGTGGGCCGTGCGACGGACGATGGCCATTTCGAGGAACTGTACGCGTTGGAGGCGGATGAGCGCGAAAACCGCAATCTGATCGGCGACGCGGCGATCTCGCAGGGCGAACGGGCCATCGCGTGGAATGCGCGAAAGGGGCTGCGCGTGGCCCGCCGAACCCAGATCCGGGAACTGCGTCGGGCCGGTTTCCCCGTGGACTCGATCTATCCCGATCGCGCGTTCGAACGCTTTCACGTGAATTTCCACGCCGCGCAGAAACCGGTGCGCTTTCAGGGCGTGATTCGATGCGAGAACGGAATCTACACCTATCGCCGGATCGGTACGACGGACGAAGGCGCATTTCGGATATCCTCGAACCGAACGAATCTCTATTTCGACATCGACGTTCCCGCGGGAAGAACCCGACAAATCGGATTCACGCCGTGGCCCGCGGTCGCCCCGTTCGAACTGGAGTTTTTCGCGAACGGCGAGCGGCTTCCCGAGTCGGCCGTGCGTTTCGGACCGCTCGGCCTGCCGATTTACGGGAATCCGGCCCGCCTGGCCGGAGAGCGGGATCTCACGGTACTGACCGCAAATGATCCGCCGCCGACGGATCATTCCCTCGAATTCGTCGACGTCTGGGCGACGCCGATCGTTCGCCAGGATGATTCGCGACGCAAGGACGATCTGACCTGGATGACGGACATCGTGGAGATGCCATGA
- a CDS encoding glycosyltransferase family 39 protein, with protein sequence MRIDLADPRVMRRALWVVLAASIIIRLPHLAAPIEDRHSWNQCSTATVIRNLAERDFNPFRTQWDVLDPGPARDNVEAEEAPIYHVAAAAAYRAFGASHAWPRLLSIVAMLTGSIFLFRLTTRLFDEQTGVAAVFFWNFAPYPWFFGRTIMSDPWMVACVIAAADLWHRRLESDRPRDLYLAGLATCLAGLFKVFALYLGVLFLVTGLARHRARFFTSARTWIFAALCAFLPVAWIVYAAGIGSLGNATEGAGQIVGSTKLWGSAELLTSGKFWMTLQSRLLDRAMTPVVTALAVVALISRDTRARSRYVLWWLAATGVFALVMGEGHFLHNYYQLPFTPPLAVLAGAGFVTFLRRFDSPDRRLAVGLAAIAVFLSVSTLYVRNEYRTDPSSTRAGELARTVIPDNALLLVLDPGSTRKNQVIYHAHRRGWFSRRLSPDDIERHRAWGATFAVTCLSDDQLERAKDALGYLDDRYRIVRTGRAFGDGREHRIRIYDLRSAKP encoded by the coding sequence ATGAGGATCGATCTGGCCGATCCTCGCGTGATGCGCCGCGCCCTGTGGGTCGTGCTCGCCGCGTCGATCATCATCCGCTTGCCGCATCTGGCCGCGCCGATCGAGGACCGCCACTCGTGGAATCAGTGCTCGACGGCGACGGTCATTCGCAACCTCGCCGAGCGCGACTTCAATCCCTTCCGCACGCAGTGGGACGTGCTCGATCCCGGCCCCGCGCGCGACAATGTCGAGGCCGAGGAAGCGCCGATCTACCACGTCGCGGCGGCGGCGGCGTATCGCGCGTTCGGCGCGTCGCACGCGTGGCCGCGCCTGCTCTCCATCGTTGCCATGCTCACGGGCTCGATCTTTCTCTTTCGTCTCACGACGCGGCTTTTCGATGAACAGACCGGAGTCGCGGCGGTCTTCTTCTGGAATTTCGCGCCTTACCCCTGGTTCTTCGGACGCACCATCATGTCGGACCCGTGGATGGTGGCTTGCGTCATCGCGGCGGCCGACCTGTGGCATCGCCGGCTCGAGTCGGACCGCCCGCGCGATCTGTATCTCGCGGGTTTGGCGACCTGCCTGGCCGGTCTGTTCAAGGTCTTTGCGCTCTACCTCGGCGTGCTTTTTCTCGTGACCGGTCTCGCGCGGCATCGTGCGCGGTTTTTCACGAGCGCTCGTACGTGGATCTTCGCGGCGTTGTGCGCGTTTCTCCCCGTCGCGTGGATTGTCTACGCGGCGGGCATCGGCTCGCTCGGCAATGCGACCGAGGGCGCGGGACAGATCGTCGGCTCGACGAAACTCTGGGGCTCGGCCGAGCTCCTGACGTCGGGCAAATTCTGGATGACGCTGCAATCGCGCCTGCTCGACCGCGCGATGACGCCGGTTGTCACGGCGCTCGCGGTCGTTGCGCTGATCTCACGCGACACGCGCGCGCGTTCCCGCTACGTGCTCTGGTGGCTGGCGGCGACCGGCGTCTTCGCCCTGGTCATGGGCGAGGGGCATTTTCTTCACAACTATTATCAGCTTCCGTTCACGCCGCCACTGGCGGTGCTGGCGGGCGCGGGTTTCGTGACATTCCTTCGCCGGTTCGATTCGCCCGACCGGCGCCTCGCCGTCGGCCTCGCGGCGATCGCGGTGTTTCTGTCGGTCTCGACACTCTACGTGCGCAACGAGTACAGAACCGATCCCAGCAGCACGCGGGCCGGCGAACTCGCGCGCACGGTCATCCCCGACAACGCACTGCTGCTCGTGCTCGATCCGGGTTCGACGCGAAAGAACCAAGTGATCTACCACGCGCATCGGCGAGGGTGGTTTTCGCGTCGCCTCTCGCCGGACGACATCGAACGCCACCGCGCGTGGGGCGCGACCTTCGCCGTCACGTGCCTGTCGGATGACCAGCTCGAACGCGCGAAAGACGCACTCGGATATCTCGACGATCGATACCGAATCGTGCGGACCGGTCGCGCGTTCGGCGACGGCCGCGAGCACCGGATTCGCATCTACGATCTGCGGAGCGCGAAGCCGTGA